DNA sequence from the Atribacteraceae bacterium genome:
CTTTTTTTGGATCGATCAGGGCGATCCGGAGCTGATTCGGATCGGCCCGAAAGAGAAAGCTGGCCAGGATCGAGTTGATACAAACACTTTTCCCGGATCCCGTCGCTCCGGCAATCAAAAGGTGAGGAGCATTTTTCATATCCCAGGCGAGCAGTTTTCCGGTTACGTCTTTCCCCAGAGCCATCAGGAGGGGAGAGGGATTCCTCTGAAAAACCTTGCTTTCCACCAGTTCTCGGAAAGAAACGATCTCCTTGTGCTCGTTGGGAATCTCGATCCCGACCGCCGACTTTCCCGGAATCGGGGCCTCAATTCGGACCGCGGCAGCGGCAAAAGACAAAGCGATGTCGTTGGACAAACTGGTGATTTTGTTCACCTTCACACCCGGGGCGGGCTGGAACTCGTAGCGGGTGATCGTCGGTCCCACCATCACGTTGACCACTTTCCCGGCGACACTGAATTCAGACAGCGTCTGTTCCAGGCGTAAAATACCATGTTGAACTTCCGTCGGGCTCACCCGTTGAGTCCGCGAAGCGTATTCGTCCAGAAGTCCGGTCTCGGGAAGCGTCCATCGTGACCGGACATTACCGGGCTTCTTCCCGGAAAGCGCCCCTTTACGTCGCGGCCTATTACCCCGCGGAGCCTTAGCGCTTTGCCGGCCGCCCGACCCTGACTGCACCACCAGATCATCCGGATTGAAACTGTCGTCGCAGACCTCGGACAGGGTTTCACCGGTCTCCATCTCATACACTTTCGGCCCCCTACCCGCCTCCGGGATCTCCTTCGGAGTGAAGGTTACATCTTCCGGCCAGTACTTCTGTAGCGATTCGGGCGGTTTATGTCGAAGAACTCGGCGGGGCTCGGGGGTCAGCTCCCTCTCGTCTTTCTTCCGGATAAAAGGGACAGCTGCCAAAGTGTCCCGCATCCGTCCAACCAATCCGAACAGGGAACGGACCCAACGCCCTTCCCCGATGGCAAAGGTACCCAGAAACGCCAGTAGAAACAGGAATAAAAGCATCCCACTGTCTCCCAAATAATAGGACAGCAGGCGGTACAAACCTTCACCGGTGAGACCGGCAAAGGCCCCGGTTTCGAGGTAGAATCCGGACGCATAGGCCCTCCACTGGCTGAGGGTAAGAAAAATGAAAAACCAACTGGTCAAACCAGCGAGTCTTCCAATCGACCGGAATTTGCCGGTTCGGGAAAAGCGGGCGATCTCATAGGCGAGACAGAATAGGAGAAACGGTACGGCATAAGCCCCGACACCGAACCCCCTGAGGAGAGTATTTCCAACCATTTTTCCGAAAATACCCACATCAAACGATGCCAGGGCTAAAAGCGCATAGAGCGCAAAAAGGATAATAATGGAAACACTAAGGACCGTAATTGGCTTACCGGGCATAATGTCCAATAAAGGACCATTTACCTCCCCTTGGGGGAATGAGGTCGCCCGCGGTCTCTCTCCCGGCCCCGGCGCTCCTGGGACGAGGTGTTTCCCATCGAGCCCGCGTCCAGACCCGTATTTGATGTCGCTTCTTTATGACTCAGGCTGATTTTGCCCATGGCGTCGATACCGACTACTTTGACCAGCAGATTGTCACCAACATTCACGACATCTTCCACTTTGCGAATCCGCTCTCTGGAGAACTGAGAAATATGGCACAGACCGTCACGGCCGGGGAATATCTCCACAAACGCTCCAAAGTCGGTGATTCTCACCACTTTACCCAGATAGACTTTTCCAATCTCGACTTCCTGGGTGATCGACTTGATCAACTCAATGGCTTTTTCTTTCCCCTCGTTTGTTCGGGAAAACACGATGATCCGGCCGTCGTCCTGAATATCGATATCCGCTCCGGTTTCTTCGACGATCTTTTTGATGACTTTTCCACCGGGACCGATCACCGCTCCGATCTTGTCCGGGTTGATTTCTATAATAGCAATTTTCGGAGCGTAACTGGAGAGTGCGCTGCGAGGTTTATCGATGACCGAGTTCATGATTTCGAGAATCTGCGCCCGCCCTTCCCGGGCTTCGGCAAGGGCGTCCCGGAATAGATCCAGTTCAAGAC
Encoded proteins:
- a CDS encoding DNA translocase FtsK 4TM domain-containing protein encodes the protein MPGKPITVLSVSIIILFALYALLALASFDVGIFGKMVGNTLLRGFGVGAYAVPFLLFCLAYEIARFSRTGKFRSIGRLAGLTSWFFIFLTLSQWRAYASGFYLETGAFAGLTGEGLYRLLSYYLGDSGMLLFLFLLAFLGTFAIGEGRWVRSLFGLVGRMRDTLAAVPFIRKKDERELTPEPRRVLRHKPPESLQKYWPEDVTFTPKEIPEAGRGPKVYEMETGETLSEVCDDSFNPDDLVVQSGSGGRQSAKAPRGNRPRRKGALSGKKPGNVRSRWTLPETGLLDEYASRTQRVSPTEVQHGILRLEQTLSEFSVAGKVVNVMVGPTITRYEFQPAPGVKVNKITSLSNDIALSFAAAAVRIEAPIPGKSAVGIEIPNEHKEIVSFRELVESKVFQRNPSPLLMALGKDVTGKLLAWDMKNAPHLLIAGATGSGKSVCINSILASFLFRADPNQLRIALIDPKKVELSLYTDLPHLCAPVISEVRWVVKFLKWMCREMDSRYHLLSDLSTRNIEEYNALVEENERLPYVVVVIDELADLMMTAPADVEAYICRLAQMARAVGIHLLLATQRPSVDVITGLIKANFPSRLAFAVSSQADSKTILDGVGAEKLLGNGDLLFSPVGINKAIRGQGAYLSTSETKRVVEHWLSNSGEINYPMEFILKDDVEDDLEEEEELYREAISIVVENGKASTSLLQRRLRIGFNRAARLIEKMERDGVVGPYEGSKPRKVMVNKGD